The following proteins come from a genomic window of Frankia casuarinae:
- a CDS encoding metallophosphoesterase, with the protein MRHRRLLLALAVGTLTASVSIPISANAATPLGAGTGTAPSTIAVIGDIPYGAAKIAEFPTDIGKINADPDVSLVAHLGDIKNGSSVCSDSYFATIKSDFDQFQDPFVYTPGDNEWTDCHRANNGGYNPLERLGKLRQVFFPVPGRTLGVNARQVTSESADPAYAPFVENTMWTQSGVVFSTLNVQGSNNDLVPWFGVTPLSAEQRKEYSTRLDADLEWINEAFNVARRTGAPGVALLMQADMWDTSALAAGGDGLSGFDPIVKRIGTLAEHFGKPVLILQGDSHNFRVDHPFTSTDPLYGIHPLAPKTLQAPNVTRVVVDGSAQANDYLKLTINPAAPGVFSWTRVNY; encoded by the coding sequence ATGCGGCACCGCAGGCTTTTGTTGGCACTGGCCGTGGGTACGCTGACCGCGTCCGTGTCGATCCCGATCTCGGCGAACGCGGCCACCCCGCTCGGCGCCGGGACCGGGACCGCTCCGTCTACGATCGCCGTGATCGGCGACATCCCCTACGGCGCCGCCAAGATCGCCGAGTTTCCCACCGACATCGGCAAGATCAACGCCGATCCCGACGTTTCGCTGGTCGCGCATCTCGGCGATATCAAGAACGGCAGCAGCGTCTGCTCGGACTCGTACTTCGCCACCATCAAGTCGGATTTCGACCAGTTCCAGGATCCTTTTGTCTACACCCCCGGCGACAACGAGTGGACCGACTGCCACCGCGCGAACAACGGTGGTTACAATCCTCTCGAACGTCTCGGAAAACTGCGTCAGGTGTTCTTCCCTGTCCCAGGCCGGACCCTCGGCGTGAACGCCCGGCAGGTCACCAGCGAATCCGCGGACCCGGCCTACGCGCCCTTCGTGGAGAACACCATGTGGACCCAGTCCGGTGTGGTTTTCTCGACACTTAACGTGCAGGGCAGCAACAACGACCTCGTCCCGTGGTTCGGGGTGACGCCGCTGTCCGCGGAGCAGCGGAAAGAGTATTCTACCAGGCTTGACGCGGACCTTGAGTGGATCAACGAGGCGTTCAACGTCGCACGCCGGACCGGGGCGCCGGGGGTCGCGCTGCTCATGCAGGCCGATATGTGGGACACCAGCGCGCTGGCCGCCGGTGGAGACGGGCTGAGTGGCTTCGATCCCATCGTCAAGCGGATCGGGACCCTCGCCGAGCATTTCGGTAAGCCGGTGCTCATCCTGCAGGGTGACTCGCACAACTTCCGGGTCGACCACCCGTTCACGAGCACGGACCCGCTCTACGGCATCCACCCGCTGGCCCCGAAGACCCTGCAGGCTCCCAACGTGACCCGCGTCGTCGTCGATGGCAGCGCTCAGGCGAACGACTACCTGAAGCTCACGATCAACCCGGCTGCCCCGGGCGTCTTCAGCTGGACTCGCGTCAACTACTGA
- a CDS encoding MaoC family dehydratase: MEAGASPPPRTERTERTERECRRVEERGLWFDELETDVVYVHRPGRTVSEADNTLFSTLTMNTQALHLDEAWSTTQTFGTRLVNSMFTLATLVGLSVSRLTQGTTVANLGFTEIRFPAPVFPGDTLYAETVVRDKRLSRSRPGQGVVTFEHTARNQHGDVVAVAVRSALMLRRAADR; this comes from the coding sequence ATGGAGGCAGGGGCATCCCCTCCCCCGCGGACCGAGCGGACCGAGCGGACCGAGCGAGAATGTCGGCGCGTCGAGGAACGGGGGCTGTGGTTCGACGAGCTGGAGACCGACGTCGTCTACGTCCACCGGCCCGGGCGGACCGTGAGCGAAGCCGACAACACCCTGTTCAGCACGCTGACGATGAACACCCAGGCGCTGCACCTCGACGAGGCATGGAGCACGACCCAGACCTTCGGCACTCGGCTGGTCAACAGCATGTTCACCCTCGCGACGCTGGTCGGCCTGTCGGTGAGCCGGCTGACCCAGGGAACGACCGTGGCCAACCTCGGATTCACCGAGATCCGCTTCCCCGCACCGGTGTTCCCCGGCGACACGCTCTACGCCGAGACCGTGGTACGCGACAAGCGGCTCTCCCGCAGCCGACCCGGGCAGGGGGTGGTCACCTTCGAGCACACCGCGCGCAACCAGCACGGTGACGTGGTAGCCGTGGCGGTACGGTCCGCGCTGATGCTGCGCCGGGCGGCGGACCGGTGA
- a CDS encoding HpcH/HpaI aldolase/citrate lyase family protein, protein MIGQLPGPALLFCPADRPDRFAKAAAAADGVILDLEDGVAAADRPRARRALRESILDPLRTIIRINPAGTADYDEDLRALADTPYPVVMLAKTESAEQVAAVGPRRVVALCETPRGVLAAAEIAAVPTTIGVMWGAEDLVAALGGRSSRDEAGRYRGVALHARASVLLAAGAHGRVAVDSVYLDIADVDGLAAEARDAVASGFAAKACIHPRQVAAVRQAFAPSADEVAWARRVLDAATHSAGVFSFEGRMVDAPVLRHAERTLAATEHDPAVAVTDSPADQRRRQDLPRSVDNPARHGPPRPGRGNMEG, encoded by the coding sequence GTGATCGGGCAGCTGCCCGGCCCGGCGTTGCTGTTCTGCCCCGCGGACCGGCCCGACCGATTCGCCAAGGCGGCCGCCGCGGCCGATGGGGTCATCCTCGATCTGGAGGACGGCGTGGCGGCGGCGGACCGGCCGCGGGCACGGCGCGCGTTGCGGGAGAGCATCCTCGACCCACTGCGGACGATCATCCGGATCAACCCCGCCGGGACCGCCGACTACGACGAGGACCTGCGCGCCCTCGCCGACACGCCCTATCCCGTCGTCATGCTGGCCAAGACGGAGTCCGCCGAGCAGGTCGCCGCCGTCGGGCCGCGCCGGGTCGTCGCCCTGTGCGAGACACCGCGCGGCGTGCTCGCCGCGGCCGAGATTGCGGCCGTTCCCACCACCATCGGCGTCATGTGGGGCGCGGAGGATCTCGTCGCCGCGCTGGGTGGCCGGTCGAGCCGGGACGAGGCCGGCCGCTACCGGGGCGTCGCCCTGCATGCCCGGGCGAGCGTCCTGCTGGCGGCCGGAGCGCACGGGCGGGTCGCCGTCGACTCCGTGTACCTGGACATCGCCGATGTCGACGGCCTCGCGGCCGAGGCTCGTGACGCCGTCGCGAGCGGCTTCGCGGCGAAGGCGTGTATCCACCCGAGGCAGGTCGCGGCCGTGCGGCAGGCGTTCGCGCCGTCCGCCGACGAGGTGGCGTGGGCGCGGCGGGTACTCGACGCGGCGACGCACTCCGCCGGCGTGTTCTCCTTCGAGGGACGGATGGTCGACGCGCCCGTCCTGCGCCACGCCGAACGCACCCTTGCCGCCACCGAGCATGATCCTGCTGTCGCCGTCACAGACTCACCCGCCGATCAGCGGCGGCGCCAGGACCTACCACGATCTGTGGATAACCCGGCCCGGCATGGCCCACCCCGGCCTGGCCGGGGAAACATGGAGGGTTGA
- a CDS encoding solute-binding protein encodes MRSAQRGRTVGLLLAGLLVIAVVALIVVPRLGGDAGGGPPDGNVRTVRVLAGSEKRDFFADPAVGARLAELGYRLQVDTAGSREIATSRDLTPYDLAFPADAPQADRIRAARKVTKSYVPFFSPMAIATFQPIASLLQNAGVVRMDGGHRVLNMRGYLDLVDKNTRWSDLPGNTAFETGKSVLISSTDVRTSNSAALYLAIASYVENGGNVVADSAAADRVAARCAPLFVKQGYVEQSTQEPFDDFLTIGMGKTPMAMIYEAQFVARQLAKDGSISPDMVLMYPEPTIYAKHTVVPLTADGDAAGRLLATDPQLQRLAAQHGFRTADAAYGRRLATERGLAPPPSLVDVVEPPTAAIEERMIDKIVNQAQGRPG; translated from the coding sequence GTGCGTTCGGCGCAGCGGGGCAGGACCGTCGGGCTCCTGCTGGCCGGTCTGCTCGTGATTGCGGTGGTGGCCCTGATCGTGGTCCCCCGGCTGGGGGGCGACGCCGGCGGCGGTCCGCCCGATGGCAACGTGCGGACCGTCCGGGTCCTGGCCGGTTCGGAGAAGCGGGACTTCTTCGCGGACCCCGCGGTGGGCGCCCGGCTCGCGGAGCTCGGCTACCGGCTGCAGGTCGATACCGCGGGCTCCAGGGAGATCGCCACCAGCCGCGATCTGACCCCATATGACCTGGCCTTTCCGGCCGATGCGCCGCAGGCCGACCGGATCAGGGCCGCCAGGAAGGTGACGAAGTCCTACGTCCCCTTCTTCAGCCCGATGGCGATCGCCACCTTCCAGCCGATCGCGTCACTGCTGCAGAACGCCGGGGTCGTGCGGATGGACGGCGGCCACCGCGTCCTGAACATGCGCGGCTACCTCGATCTGGTCGATAAGAACACCCGCTGGTCGGACCTGCCGGGGAACACCGCTTTCGAGACCGGCAAGTCCGTGCTCATCAGTTCGACGGATGTGCGGACGTCGAACTCCGCGGCGCTGTACCTGGCGATCGCCAGCTATGTCGAGAACGGCGGTAACGTCGTCGCCGACAGCGCCGCGGCGGATCGGGTGGCCGCCCGCTGCGCACCGCTGTTCGTCAAGCAGGGCTATGTCGAGCAGTCCACCCAGGAACCCTTCGACGACTTCCTCACCATCGGGATGGGGAAGACGCCGATGGCCATGATCTACGAGGCGCAGTTCGTCGCCCGCCAGCTCGCGAAGGACGGCTCCATCAGCCCCGACATGGTCCTCATGTACCCGGAGCCAACGATCTACGCGAAGCACACGGTGGTACCGCTGACCGCCGATGGCGATGCCGCCGGGCGGCTGCTTGCCACCGACCCGCAGCTGCAGCGTCTCGCGGCTCAGCACGGGTTTCGTACCGCGGATGCCGCGTACGGCCGCCGCCTGGCCACCGAACGGGGTCTCGCGCCGCCGCCGTCACTGGTCGACGTGGTGGAACCGCCCACCGCCGCCATCGAGGAACGCATGATTGACAAGATTGTGAACCAGGCGCAGGGGAGACCCGGTTGA